A window of Solanum stenotomum isolate F172 chromosome 3, ASM1918654v1, whole genome shotgun sequence contains these coding sequences:
- the LOC125860762 gene encoding thioredoxin H4-1-like codes for MGQCWTKVCSQENNDIPPTFDLAGGNICLVTSMDKWEQKMSEANDSGKIAVVNFSASWCNPCRAAAPGYHELADKYTSMIFLTVDVDELAELSTSWDIKATPTFIFFRDGRQVDKLVGVKKQELQQKLMNLAESTRSPG; via the exons GTATGTAGTCAAGAAAACAATGATATCCCTCCCACTTTTGATCTTGCTGGTGGAAACATTTGCCTTGTGACATCAATGGACAAGTGGGAACAAAAGATGTCTGAAGCCAATGACAGTGGCAAGATC GCGGTGGTAAATTTCAGTGCGTCATGGTGTAACCCATGTAGAGCAGCAGCACCAGGATATCATGAACTTGCTGATAAATACACTTCAATGATATTTCTAACCGTGGACGTGGATGAGTTAGCT GAGTTGAGTACTTCATGGGACATAAAAGCTACTCCAACATTCATTTTCTTTAGAGATGGCCGTCAAGTGGACAAACTAGTAGGCGTCAAAAAGCAAGAGCTCCAACAGAAGTTGATGAATCTCGCAGAGTCTACAAGGTCCCCAGGATGA